One part of the Anaerolineales bacterium genome encodes these proteins:
- a CDS encoding ribonuclease H-like domain-containing protein has product MASLSDRLKALGVKLGTGDIAPKQPAALQQAAQGIEQVVPGRVQLTDFGEAYVVEHFIPADEPHGQHLLRFPEAMQRMAAWAGDTRLALIPAERFLFLDTEATGLWGSGTMAFLIGMGRFEAGGFRCVQLFLREPAEERAMQAVLDHAITPDDALVTFNGKSFDLPLLANRYLANGLRSPLRNLPHIDLLHIARRLWKDLLPSRALGDLEAQLLGIIRTGEDLPGWLLPQLFMDYMHTGDARPLAGAFYHNRMDVVSMASLLEHIARKLETPMELVQHGSEMAAIGRLLADTGFAEEAIEVFQGTLSMELPEDKRGQLSERLAALFRRRGNYEAALQLWLQAAADGQVYAHVEIAKYYEHKTREYTLALEYTLTALKVVRRKRPTHFERVHWEPLLEQRQVRLERKLGR; this is encoded by the coding sequence ATGGCCTCCCTCTCTGACCGACTGAAAGCCCTGGGCGTAAAGCTGGGCACGGGCGACATTGCGCCCAAGCAGCCAGCTGCCTTGCAGCAGGCTGCCCAGGGCATCGAGCAGGTGGTGCCCGGCCGCGTGCAGCTCACCGATTTTGGTGAGGCGTATGTGGTCGAGCACTTCATCCCGGCCGACGAGCCGCACGGCCAGCACCTGCTGCGCTTCCCGGAGGCGATGCAGCGCATGGCGGCGTGGGCGGGCGACACGCGCCTGGCGCTGATTCCGGCCGAGCGCTTCCTGTTCCTCGACACCGAGGCGACCGGCCTGTGGGGCAGCGGCACGATGGCGTTCCTGATCGGGATGGGGCGCTTCGAGGCGGGCGGCTTCCGCTGCGTGCAGCTGTTCCTGCGCGAACCGGCGGAGGAGCGCGCCATGCAAGCCGTGCTCGACCATGCCATCACGCCGGACGACGCGCTGGTGACCTTCAACGGCAAGAGCTTCGACCTGCCGTTGCTGGCCAACCGCTACTTGGCCAACGGGCTGCGCTCGCCGTTGCGCAACCTGCCGCATATTGACCTGCTGCATATCGCGCGCCGTCTGTGGAAGGATCTGCTGCCCAGCCGCGCCCTGGGTGACCTGGAGGCGCAGCTGCTGGGCATCATCCGCACGGGCGAGGACCTGCCGGGCTGGCTGCTGCCGCAGCTGTTCATGGACTATATGCATACCGGCGACGCCCGCCCGCTGGCCGGCGCCTTCTATCACAACCGCATGGATGTGGTGAGCATGGCCAGTTTGCTGGAGCACATTGCCCGGAAGCTGGAGACGCCGATGGAGCTAGTGCAGCACGGCAGCGAGATGGCGGCGATCGGGCGGCTGCTGGCGGATACCGGCTTCGCCGAAGAGGCCATCGAAGTCTTTCAAGGCACGCTCTCGATGGAGCTGCCGGAGGACAAGCGCGGCCAGCTGAGCGAACGGCTGGCGGCCTTGTTCCGGCGGCGCGGCAATTATGAAGCGGCGCTACAGCTGTGGCTGCAGGCCGCCGCCGACGGGCAGGTGTACGCGCATGTGGAGATCGCCAAATACTACGAGCATAAGACGCGCGAGTACACGCTGGCGCTGGAGTACACGCTGACGGCGCTCAAAGTGGTGCGCCGCAAGCGGCCCACCCACTTTGAGCGCGTGCACTGGGAGCCGCTGCTGGAGCAGCGCCAGGTGCGCTTGGAGCGGAAGCTGGGACGGTAG
- a CDS encoding DEAD/DEAH box helicase — MANLEALLAHWRAEPGVGGNITRWHQQPARPGQYEPLPSELHPALAAAFARLGYGQLYSHQAAAWRGLRAGTDVAVVTGTASGKTLCYNLPVLDSLLRDEAARALYLFPTKALAHDQRDELDAWLAAASAKLPVAAYDGDTPTHHRTNIRRKAHLIISNPDMLHYSILPSHTQWAEFFGNLKHIVIDEMHYYRGVFGSHVANVLRRLARVTRFYGAQPQFVLASATIANPGELAERLIERQVTLIEEDGAPRGPRHFVVYNPPVVDEQLGLRASLYQESVRLASDLLAYDVQTILFGRTRRMVEVMLKNLRDRTAANEAQIRGYRGGYLAAERREIETGLRSGQLRAVVATNALELGVDIGGMGAAVLAGYPGSVAATWQQAGRSGRGEQPALGVLVASANPLDQYLARHPEYLLGRSPERALINPDNLLILLSHLRCAAFELPFQPGENFGTVPAAEVEEFLRLLAEGGELRASGGKYYWMQEQQPARGVNLRGASTDSVVIQARDDKGAWQLVGEVDPNGALWLAHPDAIYIHDGRTYFVDKLDLDEKVAYLRPIEADYYTVPKSRSTVSLVEEHKQQPAPGGSQHYGELNITVEITGYDKIQWSGNGLADPENPGGGQLSLPPIELNTYGYWFAIGDDTVERLREQGLWTNDANDYGPDWMAVRKAALERDGHRCQVCGAPEPLDVHHKQPLRSFRSHEEGNRLENLVSLCPTCHRRAEAVVAMRSGLAGLSFVLRHLAPLYLMCDPSDLGVHSDPRSDLAEGGPVVVMYDNVGNALGFSERLFDLHGELMAAALELVENCGCKDGCPSCVGPGGEQGQGSKRETLALLRELVAERSEVNHVPANS; from the coding sequence ATGGCGAATTTGGAAGCCCTGTTGGCCCATTGGCGCGCCGAGCCTGGCGTGGGCGGCAACATCACCCGCTGGCACCAGCAGCCGGCCCGCCCGGGCCAGTACGAGCCGCTGCCCAGCGAACTGCATCCGGCGCTGGCGGCCGCCTTTGCGCGGCTGGGGTACGGGCAGCTGTACAGCCACCAGGCCGCTGCCTGGCGCGGCCTGCGGGCGGGCACCGACGTGGCGGTGGTGACCGGCACGGCCAGCGGCAAGACCCTGTGCTACAACCTGCCGGTGCTCGACAGCCTGCTGCGCGACGAGGCCGCCCGGGCGCTGTACTTGTTCCCGACCAAGGCGCTGGCGCATGACCAGCGCGACGAGCTGGATGCATGGCTGGCGGCCGCCAGCGCAAAGTTGCCGGTGGCCGCCTACGACGGCGACACGCCCACGCACCACCGCACCAACATCCGCCGCAAAGCGCACCTCATCATCAGCAATCCCGACATGCTGCATTACAGCATCCTGCCCTCGCACACCCAGTGGGCGGAGTTCTTCGGCAACCTCAAGCACATCGTCATTGACGAGATGCACTACTACCGCGGCGTGTTCGGCTCGCATGTGGCCAATGTGCTGCGGCGGCTGGCACGCGTCACGCGTTTTTACGGCGCGCAACCGCAGTTCGTGCTGGCCTCGGCCACCATCGCCAACCCGGGCGAGCTGGCCGAGCGCCTGATCGAGCGCCAGGTCACGCTGATCGAAGAGGACGGCGCGCCGCGCGGCCCGCGCCATTTTGTGGTCTACAACCCGCCGGTGGTGGACGAGCAGCTGGGCCTGCGCGCCAGCCTGTATCAGGAGAGCGTGCGCCTGGCGTCTGACCTGCTGGCCTATGACGTGCAGACCATCCTGTTTGGCCGCACGCGGCGCATGGTGGAAGTGATGTTGAAAAATCTGCGCGACCGCACCGCGGCCAACGAGGCACAGATCCGCGGCTACCGCGGCGGCTATCTGGCCGCCGAGCGCCGCGAGATCGAGACCGGCCTGCGCAGCGGCCAGTTGCGCGCAGTGGTGGCCACCAACGCGCTCGAGCTGGGCGTAGACATTGGCGGCATGGGCGCGGCGGTGCTGGCCGGTTACCCCGGCAGCGTGGCGGCCACCTGGCAACAGGCCGGGCGCTCCGGCCGCGGCGAGCAGCCTGCCCTCGGCGTGCTGGTCGCCTCGGCGAATCCGCTCGACCAGTACCTGGCGCGCCACCCGGAATATTTGCTGGGCCGCTCGCCGGAGCGCGCCTTGATCAACCCGGACAATTTGCTCATCCTGCTTTCGCACCTGCGCTGCGCGGCCTTCGAGCTGCCGTTCCAGCCGGGTGAGAACTTCGGCACGGTGCCGGCCGCCGAGGTGGAGGAGTTTTTGCGTCTGCTGGCGGAGGGCGGCGAGCTGCGCGCCTCGGGCGGCAAATACTATTGGATGCAGGAGCAGCAGCCGGCGCGCGGCGTCAACCTGCGCGGCGCCAGCACCGACTCGGTGGTCATCCAGGCGCGCGACGACAAGGGCGCCTGGCAGCTGGTGGGCGAGGTGGACCCCAACGGCGCGCTGTGGCTTGCGCATCCCGACGCCATCTATATTCACGACGGGCGCACGTACTTTGTGGACAAGCTGGATCTCGACGAGAAGGTGGCCTACCTGCGCCCCATCGAGGCCGACTATTACACCGTGCCCAAGAGCCGCAGCACCGTTTCGCTGGTAGAAGAGCACAAGCAGCAGCCGGCGCCCGGCGGCAGCCAGCATTATGGCGAGCTCAACATCACCGTTGAGATCACCGGCTACGACAAGATCCAGTGGAGTGGTAACGGCCTGGCCGACCCGGAAAACCCCGGCGGCGGGCAGCTCAGCCTGCCGCCGATCGAGCTGAACACGTACGGATATTGGTTCGCGATCGGCGACGATACGGTGGAGCGGCTGCGCGAGCAGGGCCTGTGGACAAACGATGCCAACGACTATGGCCCGGACTGGATGGCGGTGCGCAAGGCGGCGCTGGAGCGCGACGGCCATCGCTGCCAGGTGTGCGGCGCACCCGAGCCGCTGGACGTGCACCACAAGCAGCCGCTGCGCAGCTTCCGTTCGCATGAGGAGGGCAACCGCCTCGAGAATCTGGTGAGCCTGTGCCCGACCTGCCACCGCCGCGCCGAAGCGGTGGTGGCGATGCGCAGCGGGCTGGCTGGGCTCTCGTTCGTGCTGCGCCACTTGGCGCCGCTGTATTTAATGTGCGACCCGAGCGACCTGGGTGTGCATTCCGACCCGCGCTCAGATCTGGCCGAGGGCGGGCCGGTGGTGGTGATGTACGACAACGTGGGCAACGCGCTTGGATTCAGCGAGCGTTTGTTTGACTTGCACGGCGAGCTGATGGCGGCCGCGCTGGAACTGGTCGAGAACTGCGGGTGCAAGGACGGCTGCCCGTCGTGCGTGGGGCCGGGCGGTGAACAGGGCCAGGGCAGCAAGCGCGAGACGCTGGCGCTGCTGCGCGAGCTGGTGGCGGAGAGAAGCGAGGTTAACCATGTGCCGGCCAACTCTTAG
- a CDS encoding helix-turn-helix transcriptional regulator, which yields MSRPTVLVTFGAAVRKNRLKRGLSQEQLAEIAGLHRTYIGMIERGEKNITLKNIWKIAYALNLPASNLLEE from the coding sequence GTGTCTAGACCAACAGTTTTAGTCACTTTCGGGGCCGCAGTGCGCAAGAACCGTCTAAAAAGGGGCTTATCTCAAGAACAACTGGCAGAGATTGCGGGTCTTCACCGAACCTATATTGGCATGATTGAACGGGGCGAGAAAAACATAACACTCAAAAACATCTGGAAAATTGCCTATGCGCTGAATTTACCTGCCAGCAATTTGCTTGAGGAGTAG